Below is a window of Flavobacterium sp. N2820 DNA.
CAACACTAGCTAAATATAATAATCAAATTTACTATGCATCAAAAGAAGGTGTTTTTAAAATGAATAACACAACGAAGGCTTTTGAAAAAGATAAATCATTAAGCACCATTTTCCAAAATGATGAATATGTAACTGGAAAAATGATTGTTGATAAGTCTAATAAATTATGGTTTTTCACTAAGAACTATATTCACTATTATTCTTCTGGTAAATTATCTTCAGAATTAAAGAAAAATAGCTTGCCTATCCCTTCATCTTTAACTAATTCTATGCCTGGATACGAAAATATATTGCAACTAAGTGATGATAATTATCTAATAGGCACAACGGATGGATATTATGTTTTAAAGAATAATGGTTTTAAGTTTAGCAATTACAAAGTTTCTTTGATTGGAATATCAAATAATGTAGTGAATTCAAAATCAACCAATATTTCCATTTCAAATAAAGGAATTTTAAAACACAATCAAAACAATCTCGCATTTAGTTATACTGTTCCTGAATATGATAAGTATATTAATGCCGAATACCAATATAAATTAGAGGGTCTTCATGAGCATTGGAGCGATTGGTCTTTTAATTCTCAGGTAGTTTTCGAAAATTTACCTGCTGGTGAATATGTTTTTAGTGTAAGAGCTAAGGTAGCAAATTCTTTGACCGACAATACTGCAACTTATTCTTTTGTAATCAATAAACCATGGTATGCTAACAATTGGGCTAAATTGTTTTATTTTATATTATTAGTTGTTTTAGGGTATTATATTCACAAATTCTATACCCTTTATCACGAAAAAAGACATGAACGAATTATCGCTGAAAACAATATCTTATTGGAATTAAAGGAATTAGAAAACGAGCAACAAATAATGAAAATTAAGAATGAACAGCTCACGCAAGATGTAGATAAAAAGAACAAAGAACTTGCAGTTTCAACTATGAATCTTATTAAGAAAACAGAACTTTTAAATATTATCAAAGGTGATTTAAAAAACTCAACAGATAGTACAACAAATAGAAGTATTAAATCGGTAATTTCAACCATTAATAAAAATGTGAAAGAAGAAAACACCTGGAATGTTTTTAAAGAAGCATTTGATAGTGCCGATAATAATTTCTTAAAGAAAGTTAAAGAGAATCATCCTTCATTGACTCCTAATGATTTAAGACTGTGTGCCTATTTACGTTTGAATTTATCTTCTAAAGAAATTGCACCACTTCTTAATATATCTGTTCGTAGTATAGAAATTAAACGATATCGTTTGCGAAAAAAAATGAATCTCCCGCATGAAATGGGTCTTGTAGAATATTTATTGTCTATATAAAGCGATATTTCAAGTATTTTTTACCTATACATTACCTCAACAAATCCACTTTTACTATAAATTGTAGATTGTATAAAAATGTTTTTTATATTCTTCTACGCATTGTTTATTGGCTTTTTTTAAGGGTTTTAGCGATATTTTTATTATGTATATTTTTTGTTGAGGTTAATTTTATTAAATATGTAATAATTACTGATTATTTTTATGAAATCATTAACAAATCAAAAACTTTTAAAATTATTAATTACTTAAATCCTAAACAGCAAATGAAAAAAATTATTTTTTTACTAATTTTTTGTTATTCATTTACTACCTATTCTCAAACCGAAAAAGTAGTTGTTGAAAATAATAATTCGGAAATGAAACTTAAAGTGGATGGTAAAGACTTTATAGTAAACGGAATGAATTGGGATTATTTTCCAATTGGAACCAACTATTCTTACAGTCTTTGGAACCAATCCGATATGTTTATTCAACAAGCTCTTGACCAAGAGATGGGATTATTAAAAAACATGGGTGTAAATACAATTAGAGTATATTCTGGAATGCCCAAAAAATGGATTGAGTACATTCATGATCGATATGGAATTTATACCATGTTAAATCATTCATTTGGACGTTATGGCTTAACTTTAGATGGTGTTTGGACACCAAATACAGAGTATTCTAACGCCAAGACAAAATCGCTTTTAATAAAAGAAGTTACTCAAATGGCTTCAGATTATAAAGACACGAAAGGATTGCTTTTATTTTTGTTAGGAAATGAAAATAACTACGGTCTATTTTGGGATGGTGCTGAAACTGAAAATATTCCTGTAAAAGATAGAAAATCAACTGTTCGTGCCCGTGCAATGTACAAATTATTCAATGAGGCTGCTTTAGCAATGAAATCAATTGATAATTCGCATCCAGTAGCTATTTGTAATGGTGATTTATTGTTTTTAGATTTAGTAGCCGAAGAATGTAAAGATGTCGATATTTTTGGAACTAACGTATATAGAGGACAATCTTTTGGGGATTTGTTTGAAAGAGTAAAAAAAGAATACGGTAAACCAGTCTTATTTACTGAATTTGGTTCAGACGCTTTTAATGCTTTAAATAATCAAGAAGATCAAAGCGCTCAAGCACATTACCTGAAAGAAAATTGGAAAGAAATTTATGAAAATGCTGCAGGTTTAGGTAAATCAGGAAATGCTTTAGGAGGATTTACTTTTCAATTTAGTGATGGATGGTGGAAATATGGACAAACTAAAAACTTAAGTGTTCACGATAATAATGCCTCTTGGTCAAACGGTGGGTACCAATTTGATTATAGATTAGGTGAAAATAACATGAATGAAGAGTGGTTTGGTATTTGTGCAAAAGGGCCTACAAATGCAAGAGGTTTTTATGATTTATACCCTCGTGCAGCATACTATACATTAAAAGATGTTCACAGACTTAATCCATATGAAAGCGGAGTTTCTTTAGAAAATATCAATCAATATTTTAAAAACATTCAAATAATGGATGCTGTTTTAAAAGCCCGTGGAGACAAAGCGGCGTTGGGTGGAAATGATAGTGAGATAATAAAATTAAGTAATCTGAGAGCTGAATTTACTACATTTAATACTGGTGGTAGTTTGATTACAACTCCTGAAAGTGAAGATCCAGAGGCTAATGCTTATCCAAATAAATTAGGATTTGATCACATGCAATCTTATTATATTGGTGTTGAAGCAAATCCAGCGCCAAACATGAAAGCTAATGTTAATGTTAATATTTTAGGTCGTGTAGCTGAAAATCCTATCAATGAAATTTTCTATGAAAATAGAGGAAGAACTCAAACCGTTAATACAGAAACGGGTACAGTTGAATTAAGCGATGTCAATAGAGTTCAAATTTATAACGCTTCGTATTCTTGGAATGAAAAATATTTTGATTTGAGAGGTTTTTACAGAACCGGACATTACCATTGGGGATATGAAGGCGATTTCTTTGGGTTGTATCCTGAAGCAAATTATGGTCCTAATTTAGATATTTACAATGGAGAAACTATGGGTTTTGAAATTGATGGTAAAAGAGAATTAAATGGATTAAAGGCTGCTTTTGGACCACAACTTTGGTGGGGAGCTAACCCTGCTTTCTTATTGAAATATAGTAAAAAAATAGGAAAATTTGATGCAACAGCTGTGTATCATGAAGATATTGATAAGGCTTCTGCAGCACTTACTTCAATTGCAATTCCACTTCCTAAAACACGTAGAGCAACCGTACATTTTAAAACAACTATCGGAAAAGTTGGTATTGAATTAGGTGGTATTTGGGGAGGACAACCTCTTAATGGTAGAATATTCCAATATGCAGAAGGTACTTCTGGAAATTACACCGTGTATGATGATAAAGTTAAAGGGTCTGACAATTGGGGTGGTAAAACTAAAATTACCTACACCGGAGGGGCATTTAATGTGTATGCACAAGGAGCAGTAATGGGATTAGTTGCAAATGGTGGTGCCGATAACACACAAACATTTACTGGCTGGAGATTAAAAGATAGTGGAAGTGGAAATCAAGCAAATTTCTTAGCTGGTTTTACATACAGTATTGGTAATCTTCAAATTGCACCTAATTTCTTGTGGCAAAAACCTTTACTTGAAGCCATGCCAAACGATGTTCAAGCTCCAGGAAGATTAAGAAATATTCAAGATGATCCGTTTGTAGTTAGAGCAAATAGAGAGACTGTTGGTGGAGAATTATTATTAACTTATGACCCAACACCAGGAACTTGGATGTATGAATGGGATAATGATATGGCTGAAGATGCAAAATTTGCAATTAGCTCTGGCTTTGTTTTCCGTCATTTGCCAACAACACAAGATGCTGCAATTGGATTTTTTAGTGATCGTAGTTCTTTTGCTTTTGATAAATCGGCACCAGCACATGATTTGTGGGAATCTAATACAAGAATCGTTTCTAAATTAAATCCCGATTTAGGATTTATAGCAAATGTTTATTTTGGAAATGCACAAGCAAATGGAAGCGATGCAAGATTAATTGAAAGAGTAGGTGCAGATGTTAGATTAATTTATAAAAAAGTAAAACTAGTTTCAGCAGTTAAATTTAATGATTGGGGACCATATGATTATCACCGTGATTTTAACTTAACTTATCCTTTACAAATGTCTCTAGATTTGTCAACTTCTCTTGGTAAACCTGACTGGTTTATTTTGCCAAACACAAAATTAGGAATTATGGGAATTTGGCGTTCATTAGACCAATACTCACCAAGATATTTACCAAATCAAACAGCTACCGAATTTGATACAGAACCAATTTTGAGTCCTGTAGGTTTTGGAAATGGCTCAGAATGGGAAATTAGAACATATATACACATCAACATTGGAAAATAATTTAAAAAATTGAAAAATGAAAAATAAGAAAATTAATTACTTAAAAAACACATTTGTATTAGCCTTAGTATTGCTAATAAATGTGAACTGTGAAAGAGATTTGTCTGATGATGCAACACTTTCAACTTTTTCAAAAAATCCAGCTGTTTTTATTGATGCATTTAGTGCTGGATTAGGTTATGGAGCCTTTGGAGGTTCAAAATATACTGCATTCACAGTAGATACTGAAACAAAGTACCTAGGAACAGCATCAATGCGATTTGATGTACCTAGTGAAGGTGATCCTGCTGGCGCTTATGCCGGAGGTGTTTTTATAGACGGTTCGGGTAGAAATTTAACCGAATATGATGCCTTAACTTTTTGGGTAAAAGGTTCTCAAGCTGCTACATTAAATGAAGTAGGTTTTGGAACTGATTTTGGCGAAAATAAATATAATGTTGTTATGCAAAATGTACCGATAGGAACAAACTGGTCTAAAGTGATAATTCCTATTCCTGATGCATCTAAATTAGTACAAGAAAAAGGTATGTTTTGGTATTCTGAAGGTCCAGAAAATGGCTTAGGTTATACTTTTTGGATTGATAATGTAATGTATGAAAAATTAGGAACTATTGCGCATGGTCAAGCTTCTATTTTGAATGGAAACAATCTATCTGAAACTACATTTGTTGGCGTTAATTCTAATGTTGAAGGAGTTATTGCTACTTTTAACATGCCAAATGGTATAAATCAATCGGTGTCGATTAGTCCTGCTTATTTGAATTTTTCTTCTTCAAACACATCCGTTGCAAGTGTTGATTCTTCAGGTTTAGTAACTTCTTTGAGTACAGGAACTTCTGTTATTACTGCAGATTTTAACGGAACACCAACAACAGGTAGCCTTACAATCAATTGTGTTGGTACATTTGTTCATGCACCAACTCCTACAAAAAATCAAGCGAATGTAATATCTATCTTTTCAGATGCTTACACAAATGTACCAGTAAACTATTATAATGGATATTGGCAACCTTGGCAAACAACTGTTTCTAATGATTTTACAGTTCAAAATGATAACATCTTGAATTATACTATTTTTAACTTCGTAGGAATAGAATTTAGTTCTCCTACAATTAATGCAAATAGTATGACCCACGTTCATTTAGATGCATTCATACCAGGACCAATTGCTCCAGGTAGACAATTACGTGTTATTGTAGTTGATTTTGGTGCAGATGGCGCGTTTGGCGGAGGAGATGATACTAGACATTCAACAACTTTTACAGCTCCGACTTTAGTTTCTCAAAATTGGATTCCAATTGATATTCCTTTTTCTGCAATGCCACTTTTATTGAGCAGATCTCACTTGGCACAAATTATTTTAGAAGGTGGCGATGGTTCTGTCATATATGTTGATAATATTTACTTCTATAATTAATTACAAGTAAATTCTAACTATTTAAAAAAGTAAATCATGTTTATAAAAAATAAAAATAGCATCAGAAGTATATCTTTAGCGCTTTCATTAATTGTTATTTCTGGATGTTCAACTGATGAAAAACAAACCGTAACTACAATGAAAAATCTAGTAATGCAAGACGAATTTGACGTTGATGGAGCTCCAAATAGCGCATACTGGAGTTATAATATTGGTACGGGAAACAATGGTTGGGGTAATAACGAATTACAATATTACACAGACCGACCAGAAAATATTGTTGTTGAAGACGGAATGCTTAAAATTACAGCAAAACAAGAATTGTACATGGGTTCTGGATACACATCTGCAAGAATTTTGACCAAAGGAAAGGTAGAACAAAAATATGGACGAATTGAAGCAAGAGTGAAACTTCCATGGGGCAAAGGTTTATGGCCAGCTTTTTGGATGTTGGGTGCTAATTCAGATACTGTAATTTGGCCAGAGTGTGGTGAAATTGATATTATGGAATATTTAGGTAATAATCCTACAACCGCTTTTGGAACAATTCATGGTCCTGGTTATTCTGGAGCAAATGCTATTACTAAAAATTATACACTTCAAAATGATCGTTTTGATAAAGGTTTTCACATTTTTGGAATCGAATGGGGTGAAAATTACATCAATTACTACATTGACGATGTATTGTATAATCAAATTACTCCTGAAGATGTTCCCGGAGAATGGGTTTTTGACCAGCCATTTTATATTATCATGAATGTTGCTGTTGGTGGAAATTTACCAGGCTCACCTAATGGAGATACTACTTTTCCACAAACAATGCTTGTTGATTATGTAAGAATCTATCAATAACATAAGTAACTAATAAGTAAGAATAATTCTATTTCAACAATATAAATATTAGGTTTTTTTAAAAAAAGCCTAGTATTTATTTTGTTATGGAATAAAAAATGAAAATTGAAGCAACCAAATCATGAGTAAAAGCACTACAACTTTTTTTGACATAGCATCTAAAACTGAAGATAAATCGGTTACAATGGATATTGTTACCATTCATGGAGAAAAATTTTATAAAATAAATAATAACGATGCAATGCGCCCATTTTTTATGAGCATCGTTTCCGATTCAAATCATTGGATGTTTATTTCTAGTAATGGCGGACTTTCTGCAGGAAGAAGAAATGCTGAATTCGCACTTTTTCCGTATTATACAGATGATAAAATTACCGAATCAGCAGATATAACAGGAAGTAAGTCTATTTTTCAAGTTTCATTCAACAATCAAACTTTAGTTTGGGAACCATTTTCAGAACGTTTTACGGATAAATACAATATAAGCCGAAATTTATACAAAAATTTTTACGGTAATAAAATCATTTTTGAGGAGGTAAATCATGACTTAGAACTAACCTTTAGTTATGAGTGGAATTCGAGTAATAAATTCGGTTTTGTAAAAAAAGCGATACTGCAAAATCATTCGAATAATCACTATCAAATTTCAATTTTAGACGGAATACAAAATATTATGCCACACGGTGTGAGCAGCGATTTGCAAGCTTCAACAAGTAATTTAGTTGATGCCTATAAAAGAAGTGAATTACATCAAAACAGCGGCTTAGGAATTTTTGCATTAAGTGCCATAATTGTTGATAAAGCCGAACCAAGTGAAGCTTTAAAAGCCAATGTAGCTTATGCTTTAGGTTTTGAAAATCCATCTTATTTAGTGTCTTCTTTACAAGTAAATAATTTTAGAAGAGGAAATTCAATTCTTCAAGAAGATGATATTAAAGGCGAAAAAGGGGCTTATTTTATCAATAACGAAATTTCTTTGGATGCAAATTCAGAAACAAACTGGATGATTGTAGCCAACGTAAATCAAAATCATGCAGATATTGTTCAAATCATTGAAACGATTTCTAATGATAGTACTCTTGAAAGTCGCATCAAAGCGGATATTGAATTAGGAACAAAAAAATTAATTGAAATCAACGCTTCTTCTGATGCACTTCAAGCGACCGAAGATAATTTAAGAGATACAAGACACTTTTCAAACACGCTTTTTAATATCATGCGTGGTGGAATTTTTGATAACAACTACCAAATTGAAAAAAACGACTTTTCACTTTATTGTAAAAAAGCAAACAAAAGTGTTTTTGACAAATTAGGACATAAAATCAATCAATTACCAGACGTATTTTCGCTTCAATCGTTAAAAGAGTTTGCAAAACAACAAAATGATGCTGATTTTGAGCGTTTATGTTTTGAATATTTGCCACTAAAATTCAGTAGAAGACACGGTGATCCAAGTCGTCCATGGAATAAATTTTCAATCAATACACACAGTGAAATTGATGGCTCAAAAATATTAGATTATGAGGGAAATTGGCGTGATATTTTTCAAAATTGGGAAGCATTAGCGCATTCTTTTCCAGAATTTATTGATAGTATGATTCATAAATTCCTAAACGCTTCTACTTTTGATGGTTACAATCCGTACCGTGTTACAAAAGATGGATTTGATTGGGAAGCCATTGAACCAGACAACCCTTGGTCATATATTGGATATTGGGGCGACCATCAAATTATCTATTTACTGAAGTTTTTAGAATTTATTGAAAAATTTGCTCCAGGTAAATTAAATGCTTACTTCGATGAGGAATGTTTTGTATATGCGGCTGTTCCTTACATCATTAAACCGTATGAAGAAATTCTAAAAAATCCAAAAGATACAATTGAATACAGTCATAGTTGGGAAAAATTAATCAATGAAAGAAAACAGCAAATAGGTGCTGATGGTGCATTATTACATAGTAATGATAAAAGCATTTACCACGTTAATTTCATCGAAAAAATATTGGCAACTGTTTTATCAAAAATGTCCAATTTTATTCCAGAAGCTGGTATTTGGATGAACACACAACGACCAGAATGGAACGATGCCAACAACGCTTTGGTTGGTAACGGTGTTTCGATGGTAACGTTGTGTTATTTGAGAAGATTTTTGAAGTTTTTCCAGCAAATGCTTGATAAATCAACATTAGAAAATATCAAAATTTCTAATGAAATGGTTGAGTTTTATCATGAAGTAAGAGAGTGTTTATTGGAAAATGAACATTTACTTTCAGGAAAAATTGATGATGTTTCAAGAAAAAATATATTAGATAGATTAGGAAAAGCAGCGTCTGAATACCGTTACCAAATATACAATAGTGGATTTTGGGGTAAAAAAAGAACACATTCAATGCAAGGTTTAAAAAACTTTACCAATGTGAGTTTGAATTTTATCGAACATGCGATCAACGCTAACAAACGTTCAGATAATTTGTATCACGCATACAATTTAATGACCATTAAAAATAATGCTGAGATTTCGATTTCTTATTTAAGTGAGATGTTAGAAGGTCAGGTTGCCGTTTTGAGTTCGGGATATTTATCTTCAAAAGAAAATCTAAATGTGTTAGATAGTTTAAAGAAAAGCAAACTGTTTAGACACGATCAATACAGCTATTTGTTGTATCCAAATAAAGAATTACCAAAATTCATCGATAAAAATACTATTGCTAAAGAAGCCATTGTTAAATCAGAATTATTACAAAATCTAGTTGCTCAAAACAATACACAAATTGTAGAAAAAGACATCTTAGGAAACTATCATTTCAACGGAAATTTTCATAATGCAAACGATTTAAAAAACGCTTTAGAGCAGTTAAAACAAAAATCAGATTTCAAATCATTAGTTGAAAAAGAACAAAATACGATTTTAGAAATTTTTGAAGAAATCTTTAATCACAAAGCATTTACAGGTCGTTCAGGAACTTTTTATGGTTACGAAGGACTAGGTTCAATCTATTGGCACATGGTTTCAAAACTACAATTGGCGGTGCAAGAATGTTGCCTAAAAGCTATTGAAGAAAACGAATCACCAGAAGTTATTGGAAGATTGTTAGAACATTATTACGAAATAAATGAAGGAATTGGTGTTCATAAGTCACCAACTTTATACGGCGCATTTCCAACTGATGCTTATTCGCACACACCAGCCGGAAAAGGAGCGCAACAACCCGGAATGACTGGACAAGTAAAAGAAGATATCTTAAGTCGTTTTGGCGAATTAGGTGTTTTCATCAAAAACGGTTCGCTACAATTTAATCCTTGTCTATTGCGAAAACAAGAGTTTTTAACTACTTCAAAATTATTTAATTACGTGAATGTTTATTTTGAACATCAATCGATAGCATTAGAAGCAAATTCGCTTTGTTTTACTTTTTGTCAAATTCCGGTGGTATACAAAATAGCAACTAATCAATGTATAGAAATTGTTTCAACTGATGGAACTTCTAAAAAAATAGATTCGTTAACATTAGATACAATGACAAGCCAACAAATTTTTGGTCGAACAGGTAAAATTGAACAAATTATTGTAAACGTTTTAAACCACGATTTAAAATAATCGAATCAATGATGAAAAGTGTCAAAAGCATAGCATTCATAAAAGCATCAAAAATATTTTTTTTGATTGGAATCCTATGTTTTGGATTTTCATGTAAAACCAAATTAACGAGCCAAACCAAAAATTCAAAACCAAAAGAAGTGACGGCAAAAGATATTTTAGGAAATCCAAGTTATTTAGCAATTTGCTATGGCGGTTATCGAGAAAATACAAGAGATATTCAACCCACAATCGAACAATTAAAAGAAGATTTAAAAATTCTTTCTGCTTTAAAAATAAAAGTTGTTAGAACCTATAATGTCCATTTGAAACACGCCTCAAATGTTTTATTAGCAATTGAACAATTAAAAAAAGAAGATGCCAATTTTGAAATGTATGTTATGCTAGGTGCTTGGATTGATTGTAAAAATGCGTGGACAAATCTCGAACCAAATCATTTTGAAGAAAGCGAAAGAAACGCAATTGAAATTAAAAAAGCAGTAGAATTAGCTAATAAACATCCAAAAATTGTAAAAATCATCGCAGTGGGTAACGAAGCTATGGTAAAATGGGCAACCAGTTATTATGTGCAACCAAGTGTCATTTTAAAATGGGTGAATCATTTGCAAGATTTAAAAAAGCAAAACAAACTATCAAAAGAGGTTTGGATTACAAGTTCAGACGATTTTGCTTCTTGGGGTGGTGGAGATACGAGTTATCACACTAAAGATTTAGAAGAATTGATAAAAGCAGTCGATTATGTTTCGATGCATACGTACCCGTATCATAATTCGCATTATAACCCTGAATTTTGGCAATCATCTAGTAAAGAAAATCATTTGAATGAAATTCAAAAAGCGGAATCAGCAATGCTAAGAGCACAACAATTTGCCGAAAAACAATTTCAGGATGTAACAGCCTATGTGCACAAGATAAGTCCTAATAAACCCATTCATATCGGGGAAACAGGTTGGGCTTCTAGTTCTGATGGACATTATGGTGCTCACGGTTCAAAAGCTTCTGATGAATACAAACAAGCATTATATTATCAAAGTATGAGAACTTGGACCGCTAAAGAGGGTATTTCTTGTTTCTTTTTTGAAGCCTTTGATGAACCTTGGAAAGACAGCCAAAATAAAAACGGTTCTGAAAATTATTTCGGAATTTTCACCGTAGATGGAAAAGCAAAATTTGCCTTATGGAATCAAGTAGATGCCAATGTATTTTCTTCTTTAAAAAGAGATGGAAACGCAATAGTTAAAACGTTTTCTGGAAATAAAACAGAACTGATGGAAACGGTTTTAGCACCACCAATTAAAAAGTAACATCATGAAACAATCAAAATATATACTTTTTACCCTATTACTGATAACGATGATAAATTGTAAAGGAATAAATAATGCTATCGAATTAGAGGTATATGAAACTTCTGAAAGCGGAAATGCATTGAAAAAGATAGATCAATTCTCTTCTACAGAAAATAAGGTTCTAATTAACATTAATCCTGAGAAAAAATTTCAAACGATAACAGGTTTTGGTGGTTCTTTTACAGAAGCTTCAGCTCATTTACTGACTAAAATTAGTAAAGTAAATCGTGAAAAAATCCTGAATGCTTATTTTAGTGAAAATGGGGCAAATTATTCACTAACTCGAACAACTATAGCTTCTTGTGATTTTTCACTTAAGAATTATACTTATGCTAAAGTAGAAAATGATTTAGCCTTAGAACATTTTACAATTGAAGACGATAAAGCAGATATTATTCCTATGATTTTAGATGCGAAAGCAATTTCTAAAGAGGGATTTAACATTATTGCTTCGCCTTGGTCATGCCCGCCTTGGATGAAAGACAATAAAAGTTATGTAGGCGGAAAATTATTACCTGAATTTAACGACACTTTTGCCTTGTATTTTTCAAAATATTTAGAAGCTTACAAAAAAGAAGGGATTGATATTTGGGGTGTTACAGTAATAAATGAACCTCATGGCAATGGAAACAACTGGGAAAGCACACTTTTTTCACCAGAAGAAATGACCTTATTTGTTCAAAATCATTTGGGACCAAAATTAGAAAGAGATGGTTGGGAAGATATTAAAGTTTTAGGTTACGACCAAAATAGAGCAGGTTTACAAGAATGGGTGGATGCCATGTACAAAGATGAGAAGACATCAAAATATTTTGCAGGAACCGCTATTCATTGGTACGAAAGCACATATGAAGTTTTTCCGGAAGCCTTACAATATGCACACAATAAAGC
It encodes the following:
- a CDS encoding glycoside hydrolase family 2 TIM barrel-domain containing protein, whose amino-acid sequence is MKKIIFLLIFCYSFTTYSQTEKVVVENNNSEMKLKVDGKDFIVNGMNWDYFPIGTNYSYSLWNQSDMFIQQALDQEMGLLKNMGVNTIRVYSGMPKKWIEYIHDRYGIYTMLNHSFGRYGLTLDGVWTPNTEYSNAKTKSLLIKEVTQMASDYKDTKGLLLFLLGNENNYGLFWDGAETENIPVKDRKSTVRARAMYKLFNEAALAMKSIDNSHPVAICNGDLLFLDLVAEECKDVDIFGTNVYRGQSFGDLFERVKKEYGKPVLFTEFGSDAFNALNNQEDQSAQAHYLKENWKEIYENAAGLGKSGNALGGFTFQFSDGWWKYGQTKNLSVHDNNASWSNGGYQFDYRLGENNMNEEWFGICAKGPTNARGFYDLYPRAAYYTLKDVHRLNPYESGVSLENINQYFKNIQIMDAVLKARGDKAALGGNDSEIIKLSNLRAEFTTFNTGGSLITTPESEDPEANAYPNKLGFDHMQSYYIGVEANPAPNMKANVNVNILGRVAENPINEIFYENRGRTQTVNTETGTVELSDVNRVQIYNASYSWNEKYFDLRGFYRTGHYHWGYEGDFFGLYPEANYGPNLDIYNGETMGFEIDGKRELNGLKAAFGPQLWWGANPAFLLKYSKKIGKFDATAVYHEDIDKASAALTSIAIPLPKTRRATVHFKTTIGKVGIELGGIWGGQPLNGRIFQYAEGTSGNYTVYDDKVKGSDNWGGKTKITYTGGAFNVYAQGAVMGLVANGGADNTQTFTGWRLKDSGSGNQANFLAGFTYSIGNLQIAPNFLWQKPLLEAMPNDVQAPGRLRNIQDDPFVVRANRETVGGELLLTYDPTPGTWMYEWDNDMAEDAKFAISSGFVFRHLPTTQDAAIGFFSDRSSFAFDKSAPAHDLWESNTRIVSKLNPDLGFIANVYFGNAQANGSDARLIERVGADVRLIYKKVKLVSAVKFNDWGPYDYHRDFNLTYPLQMSLDLSTSLGKPDWFILPNTKLGIMGIWRSLDQYSPRYLPNQTATEFDTEPILSPVGFGNGSEWEIRTYIHINIGK
- a CDS encoding Ig-like domain-containing protein, producing MKNKKINYLKNTFVLALVLLINVNCERDLSDDATLSTFSKNPAVFIDAFSAGLGYGAFGGSKYTAFTVDTETKYLGTASMRFDVPSEGDPAGAYAGGVFIDGSGRNLTEYDALTFWVKGSQAATLNEVGFGTDFGENKYNVVMQNVPIGTNWSKVIIPIPDASKLVQEKGMFWYSEGPENGLGYTFWIDNVMYEKLGTIAHGQASILNGNNLSETTFVGVNSNVEGVIATFNMPNGINQSVSISPAYLNFSSSNTSVASVDSSGLVTSLSTGTSVITADFNGTPTTGSLTINCVGTFVHAPTPTKNQANVISIFSDAYTNVPVNYYNGYWQPWQTTVSNDFTVQNDNILNYTIFNFVGIEFSSPTINANSMTHVHLDAFIPGPIAPGRQLRVIVVDFGADGAFGGGDDTRHSTTFTAPTLVSQNWIPIDIPFSAMPLLLSRSHLAQIILEGGDGSVIYVDNIYFYN
- a CDS encoding glycoside hydrolase family 16 protein, with product MFIKNKNSIRSISLALSLIVISGCSTDEKQTVTTMKNLVMQDEFDVDGAPNSAYWSYNIGTGNNGWGNNELQYYTDRPENIVVEDGMLKITAKQELYMGSGYTSARILTKGKVEQKYGRIEARVKLPWGKGLWPAFWMLGANSDTVIWPECGEIDIMEYLGNNPTTAFGTIHGPGYSGANAITKNYTLQNDRFDKGFHIFGIEWGENYINYYIDDVLYNQITPEDVPGEWVFDQPFYIIMNVAVGGNLPGSPNGDTTFPQTMLVDYVRIYQ
- a CDS encoding glycosyl hydrolase family 17 protein, encoding MKSVKSIAFIKASKIFFLIGILCFGFSCKTKLTSQTKNSKPKEVTAKDILGNPSYLAICYGGYRENTRDIQPTIEQLKEDLKILSALKIKVVRTYNVHLKHASNVLLAIEQLKKEDANFEMYVMLGAWIDCKNAWTNLEPNHFEESERNAIEIKKAVELANKHPKIVKIIAVGNEAMVKWATSYYVQPSVILKWVNHLQDLKKQNKLSKEVWITSSDDFASWGGGDTSYHTKDLEELIKAVDYVSMHTYPYHNSHYNPEFWQSSSKENHLNEIQKAESAMLRAQQFAEKQFQDVTAYVHKISPNKPIHIGETGWASSSDGHYGAHGSKASDEYKQALYYQSMRTWTAKEGISCFFFEAFDEPWKDSQNKNGSENYFGIFTVDGKAKFALWNQVDANVFSSLKRDGNAIVKTFSGNKTELMETVLAPPIKK
- a CDS encoding glycoside hydrolase family 30 protein → MKQSKYILFTLLLITMINCKGINNAIELEVYETSESGNALKKIDQFSSTENKVLININPEKKFQTITGFGGSFTEASAHLLTKISKVNREKILNAYFSENGANYSLTRTTIASCDFSLKNYTYAKVENDLALEHFTIEDDKADIIPMILDAKAISKEGFNIIASPWSCPPWMKDNKSYVGGKLLPEFNDTFALYFSKYLEAYKKEGIDIWGVTVINEPHGNGNNWESTLFSPEEMTLFVQNHLGPKLERDGWEDIKVLGYDQNRAGLQEWVDAMYKDEKTSKYFAGTAIHWYESTYEVFPEALQYAHNKAPNKYLIQTEACVDSEVPHWQDDAWYWKKEATDWGWDWASEKDKYLHPKYAPVNRYAEDIIGCLNNQVDGWVDWNMVLDRQGGPNWFKNWCVAPVIVDAENDEVYFTPLYYVMAHFSKFMRPGAIKIGCDVNNKDLKVTAVQNPDESIALVIFNPTTTKYTIEIQINNQNTVISIDAKALQTVVIKK